The sequence CCCTGAAGCTACCTTCGCGGGCTTAAACTTCCCAAGCTGTCCGGAAACATTTTGGCAGTTATCCATAAATGCTGCTCCCTTCAGAGTTGAACCACGAGCAACTCTATTACCTCCAAGGCACTTGTTTTCCTTCTCTAAAAAGTGTTTAAGCTTCATCCCTCATCCAACTCGATGCAATCAGAAATTTACAATATCCACATTGCCAATAATTGCTTGCTTTCCTTTTAAATTACCTTTAGTATCTTTGACTTCTAAGACTTTTCCATTCTGAGCTTCAAACCATTCCAATGCAATCTGATAACTTCCCGATCGTAAGCTAGGCTGAGTTTTTAACAAGAAAACATCTCGCATAACTATACCCGAAGAAGTTCGATAATCGGAAACATAGTTATTAAGAAAGCTTGTCTGAGAAGTCTGCTTTATTTTTCCTTTAATATCGCGCAGGCTCATAGTAATCTTTGATTGTGGTGGTAGTGGCTGCAAAAATTTCCAATAGAATGCAACTGCTAAATCTTCACCGGGCTTTATTTTTGAAGTAATTGAGTCATAACCTAGTAAGCGTACCCGTTCGCCGAAAGACAAAGATAAGGGTACTTGAATATCTTTTAAATCTTCTGCTAACGGTAATATACCTGGATAAACTTTTGCATAATCAACACCATGTAGTTGAACTTTGTACAAGGGCTGAGAGCTGAGTCCATTTTGCGATTAATGCAAGACAACAAAACTAGAACGCACAGTGGAATCAACACAAGTGCAATTATTTCTGGGGTTTTCTTGCAGCTACCTCGTAATTTTGGTACGAGCAAGATTATCAAACAAGCTAACAATCCGACTTGCACCGCAGGAGAGAGACGGTAAACCAATACTAAGGGGGTAGTAACTGTTATCTAATTTCTACCCATATCTGGAAATATATACCCATATTGTCCAGATATAGTGTTAGTGGCGGCGTGTAACACGTATTTATAGTAAAGCGATGGCTAAAAGTTGTTGAAACGAAGTAATTGTTGCCTTTTATACTAATTAAAGTTTTAAGAATTAATAATTTTAACATTTACACTGTTAATGGTATTGAGAAGGATGATAAGTTTATATCTAATAATATAAAAATAGATGGTTTAACTGACAATTTAAGAACATTCCACTTCCATAAAGCCACATATTAGTGACTCCTGGATGGTGACGTAGAAAAGTATCAGCTAAATCGCCTTCAAATAAAAATTTAAAGAAGAAAGTACCACGAGATAGCCAAGACACTTCATCTACATTCAGCGGGACAGTTATTTCAAAGATACGTAAAAAAAAAGATATAAAAAAAATGCCGCTCAAAAGCGGAGAAAATTTTGTTTTGGCAAAAAAATATCTCATATACTCGTATTAATTATGCTTTTAAAGTTAAAGACCAAGCTAATTTTTACCCGGTTGTATTCCTACAGTATTTAGTGGAATCCGGTAAACGCTATTACCAGCAGTAATGTAAAGTGTTTTATAGTCTTTATTTCCCCAAGCCAAATTTGTAGCTTTTTCAGGAACGCTTATTTTATCGAGAAGTTTACCTGCTGGTGAAAAAATCCACACACCTCCAGAACCAGTACCGTAAACATTACCTTTGGTATCTACTTTGATTCCATCGGGTACACCTTTATCTGTAGAACCAGTTAATTCTGCAAATACCTTACCTTCACTTAAAGTTCCATCTGGTTTGACATCAAAGACGAGAATATGTAATTTTTCCGAATCACTAACGTATAATTTTGTTTCATCGGGAGAAAAAGCAATTCCATTGGGACGAACTATTTCTTTATTTAACAAGGTCAAATTCCCATTTTCTTCCCAACGATAGATACCATAAAATCCTAATTCTTCTTCTTCTTTTTTGATTCCATAAGGTGGATCGGTAAAATAAATACTATCATCCGACTTCACTGCAATATCATTGGGACTATTAAGCCGTTTATCTTTGTATCGTTCAGCTAAGACGGTGATTTTACCATCTTTTTCAGTCCGGGTTAATTTGCGGTTATGTTGAGCGCTAATCAATCTTCCTTGATTATCATAACTATTACCATTGGTATTTCCAGAAGGACGACGAAATATAGTAGGTTTGTCTTTAGTATTCCACTTATATATAGTATCTGCTGGAATATCGCTAAAAAGTAAAAAGCCCTCGGGATTCCAAACAGGACCTTCCGTGAATTTTAATCCGCTAAACAACTTTTCTACTTTAGTATTATCATCAACAATATCTGACGTTTCAGATGTATTAGCAGAAGTATTTCCACAGCTTGATTGTAAACTTAATAAGCCCAATAACAAACTGTATGTACCTATTCGGAAAGTATTATTCATCATTTTTATAATTTAACTGGTAATTGGTAATTGGTAATTGGTAATAGAGAAAATATAATTTTATTTATTTTGTTTCTTTAGTGAGAATAAATATCTAAATATCGGATAAAAATGTTGAAATTATTGTACGATAACTATTAAAATTTTACTCCCGATTGGCTACTCTCGATTACTTAATTACCATTATTCTTAACAGATACAAACTTTCTGACTTTTCCATCGCTTTTAGACGTAACGTAAATTTCTCCTGCTTCATCTACTCCGAATCTGACATCAGAACGTTTGCTACCAATAATTTCTAGAAAACTAGCTGATTTTCTACCATCAAAAAGCCTCAGTTCTTTTATCTGTGCCTGTTTACCATTTACAAGCTTATCTACGGGTACGTGAAAAAAACGGGCATCGCTACCAAAATCTGCAAAAATATATTCACCGATTAATTCGGGAATAGCTTTACCTCGATATACATAACCACCCGTAATTGCAATCCCATAAAAACCCTCATAATCTTTGGGAATATCATGGTCATATTGAGCTACAGGATAAGTATAATCATACTCAGCATCATTTTTAGGTAAATCGAAAAGCACATTTTCGTTATCTTCTTTGATAACCCAAGTTCCTTCACGATTTCCCCATCCATAATTAGCACCCTTAACTATAAGATTCACTTCTTCAATAAAAGCTTGTCCGGTATCAACAGCCAACATTTTACCATTACCACCAGTGTCCCAACTTAAACGATGGGGATTTCGCAATCCATAAGCCCAAATTTCCCCTAATGTTTTTGAATCATTATCATTAGCAAAAGGATTCTCTTTGGGAATACCATATTTACCATTCTTACTATTATTACCACTCGGATTTATCCGCAGAATTTTACCTAAAGGAGTATTCAAATTTTGTCCGTTGTCGAGGGGATCTGTTTCGCTGACGGGAAAGCCATTACTACCTCCATCAGCTAAAGCAATATACAACATGCCATAATCAGCATCTCCCGGTTTAGCGTTTGGGTTGAATCCTAATTGTCCGACATTATGGTCTTCATAAGGTTCTTCGATACGGATTGTTTCTCTAAAATTTCCGGTGAAATAATTCGCAGCAGGATTATCAGCTTTCCATTCTAGAATTACATCGTGATGAGAACTTTCAATGGTTTTATTTTCGCTATCAAAAATTATTTTGGTAACGGGAAAATCAGGAAGACGATTATTTTTTTCTTCGGTATGTACGGTATAGAGAATTCCATTTTTAGCAAACTCTGGATGAAACGCAAAATAAGCAAAACCCTGTTGTTGGGTTTGATAGCTAAAGCCAGAACATACTAAACTTTTAAAATTCATATATAAAGAGGTTTCTCCATCATTAATGACATACAATTTCCCTCGCATATCATTAACAAATAACCTACCGCTACCGTCACCAGCATTAGTTAAAAAATTTAATCGAGCTACCTTGTCTCTTCCGGTTCCACTACCGGGAATTTGTGCTATTTCTTCTAAACCAACAATTAACTGTGATTTTTCTATTTTTTCGGGAATTGGGTCAGTTATCTGAGCGTGAGAAATACTAGAAAAAACTAAACTCGATATTAAAATAAACCCAGTACAAATAAAAAGATACAGCCTTTTTATTAAATTTTTTTTGACCAACACCATCTTCCTTCGTCTTCATCGCGAATTTTCCCATGTTCATAACGCTACGATATGACCGAAGCCCGATGCAAGCTCATCTAAAGAATTAAACCTAATCTTCAATTACAAATTTCCAATCCCTTACCATCGCAAAATATTAAACTGTTTGGATATATGCTTCTCTACATGCTTCGTAAGTGATAAATAGAATGTATGGTGTATTTAACAAAAATACATGAATACAAACATTAGCTGAGAACAGAACTGTGATGGAAGCAGGATTACAAATTAATTGGCTTGTGGCAACGTATGCTTGCTTGCAGTTTGTTGCTTGGGGATTTCTATCAATTTTGATTGCTGAGGTGATTCGAGATAGCTATCATGCTGCTTGTCATCACGTGCAATGGTTATCTAAATGGCATAACAAACACCATCAGGTATACAAGCGAGATTTATCGATAATTTCTCTGGAAGCTTATAAAGATTCTCAGCTTTATCACGACATTGTTGAATCGATATTGCTGCTGGTTATCATCGGCGCGATCGCAATTATTTTTCGTCCGGTAGGTTTATGGTTGGGTGTACTTTACGCTGCTACTTTTTTGTATGGAGCATCGTTAAGATATTTTTTAGGAAGAGTTGAAACCGACTATACTCATAAGCCGGGAGCATTAGAAGTTATTCCTTCAGTGTGGTGGGTAAATCGTACCTACCATTGGAGGCATCATTTTGATGACGTAAATGCTTATTATAGTGGTGTATTTCCTTTAGTCGATAAAGTTTTGGGAACCGCACTATCCGTTAAAGGTAAAACCGTCGCTTTAACTGGAGCATCTGGTAGTTTGGGACAAGCTTTAACCGCCGAACTAGTTGCTAAAAATGCTAAAGTTATTGCGTTAACGACAAATCCTGAAAATATTGTCGAACAACCTAGAGTGACTGCGCTTGCTTGGGAGTCTGGTAAAGAATCGGAATTGTTTGAACGTTTACGAAAAGTTGATATTTTAATTATTAACCACGGAGTAAATGTTTACGGTAGTCGTACATCGGAGGATATTGATAAATCCTTTGAGGTAAATGCATTTTCAGCAGTGAGATTAATGGACGTATTTTTCTCTACGGTTACTGGAGCAGATGCAAAAGCGACGAAAGAAATTTGGATTAATACATCGGAAGCGGAAGTATCCCCAGCTTTAAGC comes from Rivularia sp. PCC 7116 and encodes:
- a CDS encoding sorbosone dehydrogenase family protein, with the protein product MVLVKKNLIKRLYLFICTGFILISSLVFSSISHAQITDPIPEKIEKSQLIVGLEEIAQIPGSGTGRDKVARLNFLTNAGDGSGRLFVNDMRGKLYVINDGETSLYMNFKSLVCSGFSYQTQQQGFAYFAFHPEFAKNGILYTVHTEEKNNRLPDFPVTKIIFDSENKTIESSHHDVILEWKADNPAANYFTGNFRETIRIEEPYEDHNVGQLGFNPNAKPGDADYGMLYIALADGGSNGFPVSETDPLDNGQNLNTPLGKILRINPSGNNSKNGKYGIPKENPFANDNDSKTLGEIWAYGLRNPHRLSWDTGGNGKMLAVDTGQAFIEEVNLIVKGANYGWGNREGTWVIKEDNENVLFDLPKNDAEYDYTYPVAQYDHDIPKDYEGFYGIAITGGYVYRGKAIPELIGEYIFADFGSDARFFHVPVDKLVNGKQAQIKELRLFDGRKSASFLEIIGSKRSDVRFGVDEAGEIYVTSKSDGKVRKFVSVKNNGN
- a CDS encoding SMP-30/gluconolactonase/LRE family protein, whose translation is MMNNTFRIGTYSLLLGLLSLQSSCGNTSANTSETSDIVDDNTKVEKLFSGLKFTEGPVWNPEGFLLFSDIPADTIYKWNTKDKPTIFRRPSGNTNGNSYDNQGRLISAQHNRKLTRTEKDGKITVLAERYKDKRLNSPNDIAVKSDDSIYFTDPPYGIKKEEEELGFYGIYRWEENGNLTLLNKEIVRPNGIAFSPDETKLYVSDSEKLHILVFDVKPDGTLSEGKVFAELTGSTDKGVPDGIKVDTKGNVYGTGSGGVWIFSPAGKLLDKISVPEKATNLAWGNKDYKTLYITAGNSVYRIPLNTVGIQPGKN
- a CDS encoding bifunctional sterol desaturase/short chain dehydrogenase; this encodes MEAGLQINWLVATYACLQFVAWGFLSILIAEVIRDSYHAACHHVQWLSKWHNKHHQVYKRDLSIISLEAYKDSQLYHDIVESILLLVIIGAIAIIFRPVGLWLGVLYAATFLYGASLRYFLGRVETDYTHKPGALEVIPSVWWVNRTYHWRHHFDDVNAYYSGVFPLVDKVLGTALSVKGKTVALTGASGSLGQALTAELVAKNAKVIALTTNPENIVEQPRVTALAWESGKESELFERLRKVDILIINHGVNVYGSRTSEDIDKSFEVNAFSAVRLMDVFFSTVTGADAKATKEIWINTSEAEVSPALSPLYELSKRTLGNIITLKRLDSPCTVRKLILGPFKSQLNPYGVMSAQQVAKGIVFLARRDFRNIIVTVNPLTYIFFPIKELTTWLYYRVFSKK